CCCAGCAGGTTGAAGAGCACCTGGCGCAGCTTGTTGGCGTCCGTGTGCACGGTCGGCCCGTGCTCGGGCGCCTCCACCGCGAATCCGAGCTCCTTCTGCAGGGCGAGCGGCCCGATGAGCGCGGCCGTGTCGCGGGCCAGCGCCCCCAGGTCCACCGGCTCGCTGCGGGCCTTTTCCCGCTCGGCGTCCAGCCGGGACAGCGTGAGCACCTGGTCGATCAGATGCGCCAGGTGCTTGGACGCTCCCAGGATCTGCTCGGCGTGGCGCAGGGGGGCGCCGGAGATGGGCTCCGGGATCCCGTCCACCAGCAGCTCGGCGAAGGCGAGGATCGCCGTGAGCGGGGTGCGGAACTCGTGCGACATCGCCGCCAGGAACTCGGACTTCGCCTCGCTCGCGCGGTTCGCCTCGCGGTGCAGGCGGGCGTTCTCCACGGCCAGGGCGGCCCGGTCCGCCAGCTTCCGCGCGCGCCAGAGGTCGTCCGGGGTGTACTTTCCCGGCTCGTCCCACCCCAGGCTGAGCGCGCCCAGGACCCGCTCCCGGATCCGGAGCGGCACCACCAGGAGCGACCGCGGCGCCACGTCGGCGGCGTCCCAGGCGTCGTCCTCGTCGGCGGAGAGCGGCTCCAGGTCGTCGATGGTGATCTCCGGGATCAGCTCCGTCTCGCCCGTGCGCAGCACGCGGGCGACCGGGCCGGAGAGCGAGGCCGGGTCGAAGGGGCGGCCCTCGAGGATCCCCCGGAGCGTCTCCTCCCGGTCCGGGTCGGCGTGCGCGACGCCGGGCCGGTGTACGCGCCCGTCCTCCTCGACCACGTACACGATGCAGGAGTCGGCGACCTGCGGCACCGCCAGGCGCGCCACGCCGGCAAGGGTGGTGGCGTAGTCGAGCGACCCCGCCAGGATCTCGCTGGCCCCGGCGAGGAAGGCGTTGCGGCGCTCCGCGGCCTGGGCGTGGACCCGCGCGGCCTGCTCTTCGTAGAGGCGGCGGGTGGCGAGCTCCGCCCGCTTCCGCTCGGTCACGTCTCGGAGGAGCCACCGGAGCCCCACCAGCCGATCCCCCTCGTGCGCGGCCGCCACGGTGGCCTCCACGTCCACGGCGTCGCCCCCCGGGGGGGTCAGCCGCATCTTCCATTCGGCCGGGTTCTCCCGCTGGCGCACGATCCGGAGCCGCCGCTGGAGCGTCGCCCGCCCGGTGCCGGTGGCGAAGTCGGCGAGCGAGCGGCCCACGAGCTCCCCGTCCTCGACCCCGAGGAGCGCGGACGCGGTGCGGTTGGCCTCCTGGATCACCCCTTCCGCGTCCGTGACCAGGTACGCGTCCGGCGCGAGGTGGAACAGCTCCCGCAGCTGCTGGCGCTCCGTTTCCAGCTCGCGGCGGGTGGTGTCCAGCAGCTCCCGCTGGATGCGGAGATCGTCCAGCGTCTCGCGGAGATCGGCGAGAGCGTCCTCCGCCGCGGGCTGGTCCTCCTCCGGTACGTCGCGGGCGCGGTGCGCCAGCAGCTCCACGCTTCGGCGCGTCCGCTCGGGGTCCTCGCCGGGGACTCGGTCCTCCCTCATGGGGTGGGGTGGTTCATCCGGTGG
The window above is part of the Longimicrobiaceae bacterium genome. Proteins encoded here:
- a CDS encoding ATP-binding protein encodes the protein MREDRVPGEDPERTRRSVELLAHRARDVPEEDQPAAEDALADLRETLDDLRIQRELLDTTRRELETERQQLRELFHLAPDAYLVTDAEGVIQEANRTASALLGVEDGELVGRSLADFATGTGRATLQRRLRIVRQRENPAEWKMRLTPPGGDAVDVEATVAAAHEGDRLVGLRWLLRDVTERKRAELATRRLYEEQAARVHAQAAERRNAFLAGASEILAGSLDYATTLAGVARLAVPQVADSCIVYVVEEDGRVHRPGVAHADPDREETLRGILEGRPFDPASLSGPVARVLRTGETELIPEITIDDLEPLSADEDDAWDAADVAPRSLLVVPLRIRERVLGALSLGWDEPGKYTPDDLWRARKLADRAALAVENARLHREANRASEAKSEFLAAMSHEFRTPLTAILAFAELLVDGIPEPISGAPLRHAEQILGASKHLAHLIDQVLTLSRLDAEREKARSEPVDLGALARDTAALIGPLALQKELGFAVEAPEHGPTVHTDANKLRQVLFNLLGNAVKFTERGTVRLRVRTEGERTLVEVHDTGEGMTPEQLERIWEPFWQAGRPVAGRPPGTGLGLGIVRRLVRLLGGEIRVESAPGRGSVFTVELGAGRTER